Within the Ensifer canadensis genome, the region TCGAAGAAGGTGTGGTGGCGCGCGGTGTAGCCGACATTGTCGAGGTCGTTGTGCTTGCCGCCGGCGCGCACGCATTTCTGCGCCGTCACGGCCGTCGAATAGGGACGCTGCTCAAGCCCGGTGAAGACGTTCTTGAACTGGACCATGCCGGCATTGGTGAACATCAGCGTCGGGTCGTTGCGCGGTACCAACGGGCTCGACGACACCACCTCATGACCATTCCTGCGGAAATAGTCGAGAAACGTCGACCGGATTTCATTCACGCCGCTCATCTTGCGTCCTATCTGTGCACCAATTCAGGCCCAGGCCCCGGCATCTGCCGCGCCACTCGCCGTTATCCTTCGACCCCGCGGCCATCGCTGACGGCTGCGCCCTCCAACGCCCTCGGTCGCCGGAACCACAGGCTTTTATCGTTCGCGTATCATGCTGTCCAGACGGCAGCAAAAAACCGGCCGCCGATGAAGGCGACCGGTTTTGAAAGCTTGAAGCTCGGCTCGCTGCTTATGCTTCGGCAGCGTCGTCGCCGTCGTCGGGTTCCGGACCACCATTCTCGAGGAACCGGTCGGCGATCAGGCCGGCGTTCTGACGCAGAGCCGTCTCGATCTCGCGCGACAGGTCCGGATTGTCCCTGAGGAACGACTTGGCGTTCTCGCGACCCTGGCCGAGGCGCTGGCTGTTATAGGAGAACCAGGCACCGGACTTCTCGACGATACCAGCCTTGACGCCGAGATCGACGAGTTCGCCGGTCTTCGAGACGCCTTCGCCATACATGATGTCGAATTCGACCTGCTTGAAGGGAGGCGCCATCTTGTTCTTGACGACCTTGACGCGCGTCTGGTTGCCGACGACTTCTTCGCGCTCCTTGACGGAACCGATACGGCGGATGTCGAGGCGAACGGAGGCGTAGAACTTCAGCGCATTGCCGCCCGTCGTCGTTTCCGGCGAACCGAACATGACGCCGATCTTCATGCGGATCTGGTTGATGAAGACCACCATGCAGTTCGACTTCGAGATCGAGGCGGTCAACTTGCGCAGCGCCTGGCTCATCAGACGGGCCTGCATGCCCGGCAGGCTGTCGCCCATTTCGCCTTCGATTTCGGCGCGCGGCACGAGCGCTGCGACGGAGTCGATGACGAGAACGTCGATCGCCCCGGAGCGTACCAGCGTATCGGTGATTTCGAGCGCCTGTTCGCCGGTATCGGGCTGCGAGATCAGCAGGTTTTCGAGATCGACGCCCAGCTTGCGCGCATAAACCGGGTCGAGTGCGTGTTCGGCGTCGACGAAGGCGCAGATGCCGCCCTTCTTCTGTGCTTCTGCGATGGTCTGCAGCGCCAGCGTCGTCTTGCCCGAGCTTTCCGGACCATAGATTTCGACGATGCGGCCCTTCGGCAAGCCACCAATGCCGAGTGCGATGTCCAGGCTGAGAGAGCCGGTCGAAACCGTCTCGATCTCGATGATGCTGTCCTTCCCACCGAGCTTCATGATCGATCCCTTGCCGAACGACCGTTCGATCTGGGAAAGTGCCGCTTCAAGTGCCTTGCTTTTATCCACCGATTTGTCCTCTACGAGCCGCAAAGAGTTTTGTGCCATTTGGTCCACCTTTAGGTTATTGAAGCTACCGAGGCAATGAAGCCGCCGCACGAGTTTTTGTACATGTTTTGTTCCGTTTTTGCAAGAGCAGGACAAGACATTGAAAAATAGGAATTATTCGGATTGTGTTCGATTCATGTTCACGCTTTGCTGCGTAATTTTTTTGGCAGCGCCAGGCGCACCCTGAGACGATGAACCCTCCCGATCCGATTCGGCCGATAGACAGCAGAGGAACATTCATGAAGGAAGGCGAAATCGCCGTCTTCGGCGGCGCTCATATCGATCGGCGCGGCCGCATCTCGGGCACGACCGCACCCGGTTCGAGCAACCCCGGCACCTGGTTCGAAGAGGCAGGTGGCGGCGGCTTCAACGCTGCGCGCAACCTGGCACGACTGGGTCATAGCGTCCGGATGATCAGCACGCGCGGTGGTGACGCTGCTGGCGACATCGTGACGGCGGCCGCAGCGGCTGCCGGCGTCATCGACAATCCCCTCACCTTTCTCGACCGCCAGACGCCGAGCTACACTGCGATCATTGAAAATGACGGCAACCTGGTGATCGCCCTTGCCGACATGGATCTCTACCGGATGTTCTCGCCGCGCCAGTTGCAGCGGCGCGCATTGCGCGATGCCATCGCCGACAGCCGGCTGGTGCTGACCGATGCGAACCTGCCCGAAGAAACCATCGCCGCCCTCGTAGCGGCGGCGTCGACGGATGGGCGCATTGTCGCCGGTATCGCCGTATCGCCGGCAAAGGTGATCCGATTCCAGCCGAGCCTGGTCAGGCTCAGCTTCCTGTTCATGAACGAGGCCGAGGCGCGGGCGCTCACCGGCAAGGATGCGGCGGATGCTGAGGGTTGGCCGCCGCTTTTGCGCGCCGCCGGGCTCAATGGCGGCGTCGTTACCCGAGGCGGCAGAGCGGTCGTCGCCTTCGATCGCGAAACCGTCTGCGTCGCGACGCCGCCGGCCCTGCCGGAGCTCGCCGATGTTACCGGCGCCGGCGATGCCCTGGCATCAGGCTTCCTCACCGCCCGTCTTGCCGGCCATGATCTGTCGGAATGCCTGCGGCGCGGCATTGCCGCCGCCGGCATTACGCTTCGCTCTCCCTTGGCCGCCTCGGAACAAATGTCGCAGGCCAACCTCGAACAGGCACTGGCCCTTGTGCCGGCACCTCAAATGCTGGCATGAACGCCGCCAGCCGAACTCCCAAGGAAAAACCATGACCAAACCCGCTTCCCCCTTCCTGCCGATGGAATATTCCGACGAGGTTGCAGCCGCCAAGGCACGCGGCGCGCCGATCGTGGCACTGGAATCGACGATCATCACCCATGGCATGCCCTATCCGGGCAACCTCAACATGGCCCGCAGCGTCGAAGCGATCATCCGCGACCAGGGTGCCGTTCCGGCGACGATCGCCGTCATTCACGGCGTTCTGCATATCGGCCTTGACGATGCGA harbors:
- the recA gene encoding recombinase RecA; amino-acid sequence: MAQNSLRLVEDKSVDKSKALEAALSQIERSFGKGSIMKLGGKDSIIEIETVSTGSLSLDIALGIGGLPKGRIVEIYGPESSGKTTLALQTIAEAQKKGGICAFVDAEHALDPVYARKLGVDLENLLISQPDTGEQALEITDTLVRSGAIDVLVIDSVAALVPRAEIEGEMGDSLPGMQARLMSQALRKLTASISKSNCMVVFINQIRMKIGVMFGSPETTTGGNALKFYASVRLDIRRIGSVKEREEVVGNQTRVKVVKNKMAPPFKQVEFDIMYGEGVSKTGELVDLGVKAGIVEKSGAWFSYNSQRLGQGRENAKSFLRDNPDLSREIETALRQNAGLIADRFLENGGPEPDDGDDAAEA
- a CDS encoding carbohydrate kinase family protein, whose product is MKEGEIAVFGGAHIDRRGRISGTTAPGSSNPGTWFEEAGGGGFNAARNLARLGHSVRMISTRGGDAAGDIVTAAAAAAGVIDNPLTFLDRQTPSYTAIIENDGNLVIALADMDLYRMFSPRQLQRRALRDAIADSRLVLTDANLPEETIAALVAAASTDGRIVAGIAVSPAKVIRFQPSLVRLSFLFMNEAEARALTGKDAADAEGWPPLLRAAGLNGGVVTRGGRAVVAFDRETVCVATPPALPELADVTGAGDALASGFLTARLAGHDLSECLRRGIAAAGITLRSPLAASEQMSQANLEQALALVPAPQMLA